Proteins encoded within one genomic window of Nonomuraea gerenzanensis:
- a CDS encoding sigma-70 family RNA polymerase sigma factor, translating into MSRAGTADEDLVKTLFDEHAGPLYGYVLRLTGDSGRAEDVVQETLLRAWRHPEAMSGKPIRAWLFTVARNLVVDQHRARKARPQETGDEALAVLPADDELERAVESWAVAEALAALRAEHREVLLEVYYRGRSVKEASATLGIPPGTVKSRTYYALRALKLALEERGLAP; encoded by the coding sequence GTGAGCAGAGCCGGGACCGCCGACGAGGACCTCGTGAAGACCCTCTTCGACGAGCACGCCGGGCCCCTGTACGGCTACGTTCTGCGACTGACCGGTGACTCCGGGCGGGCCGAGGACGTCGTCCAGGAGACGCTGTTGCGGGCCTGGCGGCATCCCGAGGCGATGTCCGGCAAGCCCATCCGTGCGTGGCTGTTCACGGTGGCCCGTAATCTCGTCGTGGACCAGCATCGCGCCAGGAAGGCCAGGCCGCAGGAGACGGGCGACGAGGCGCTGGCTGTCCTGCCGGCCGACGACGAGCTGGAGCGGGCGGTCGAGTCGTGGGCCGTGGCCGAGGCACTGGCCGCGCTGCGGGCCGAGCACCGGGAGGTGCTGCTGGAGGTCTACTACCGGGGGCGATCGGTGAAGGAGGCGTCGGCGACGCTGGGCATTCCGCCGGGCACGGTGAAGTCCCGCACCTACTACGCGTTGCGCGCGCTCAAGCTGGCGCTCGAGGAACGGGGGCTGGCACCGTGA
- a CDS encoding DUF1416 domain-containing protein has product MSAAAQGCGAPEQTVALPAGIDLTNQAVIQGVVTGAGTAYARLLDHSGEFTGEVVVSEDGVFRFFAAPGDWTVRIIAGGGVTRDVQVEAKLGEVAQLAVAV; this is encoded by the coding sequence ATGTCGGCTGCAGCACAGGGTTGCGGCGCGCCGGAGCAGACCGTCGCGCTGCCCGCCGGGATCGATCTGACCAACCAGGCCGTGATCCAGGGCGTCGTGACCGGCGCCGGCACGGCGTACGCGCGGCTGCTCGACCACTCCGGTGAGTTCACCGGCGAGGTCGTGGTCTCCGAGGACGGCGTCTTCCGCTTCTTCGCCGCTCCCGGTGACTGGACCGTCCGCATCATCGCGGGCGGCGGCGTCACCAGGGACGTTCAGGTCGAGGCCAAGCTGGGCGAGGTCGCCCAGCTCGCGGTGGCCGTCTGA
- a CDS encoding anti-sigma factor family protein, which yields MTCEEVRISLGAHALGALEPEEALEIDHHLATCDACGAELLELEGVGAFLGKVSERDVELVASPPRQVLDRLLNDRVKRTRRGRVLMSLLAAAAVVVVGGTVWTTIQTGSGGESTAAQAPAPAASEVPQVLRDQSQEKAKSPAEDYGRAAEASQSPATPEDATQAELRPSPKPARASDEVAFSDENKAEEYYATVLVRPTATGSELGVQVTGVPVGTHCLVVVVGVDGREERSQSWIVRQGDYETGKIFRFRTGMALKEIARFEIVDTAGKLLVEVPVKDRGK from the coding sequence ATGACGTGCGAGGAGGTCCGGATCTCGCTGGGCGCGCACGCGCTGGGCGCGCTGGAGCCGGAAGAGGCGCTGGAGATCGACCACCACCTGGCGACCTGCGACGCGTGCGGCGCCGAGCTGCTGGAGCTGGAGGGGGTCGGCGCGTTCCTGGGCAAGGTGTCGGAGCGCGACGTGGAGCTGGTGGCCAGCCCCCCGCGCCAGGTGCTCGACCGGCTGCTGAACGACCGCGTCAAGCGGACCAGGCGCGGGCGCGTCCTGATGTCGCTGCTGGCCGCGGCGGCGGTCGTGGTCGTGGGCGGCACGGTGTGGACGACGATCCAGACCGGCTCGGGAGGCGAGTCGACGGCGGCGCAGGCGCCCGCGCCCGCCGCGTCGGAGGTCCCTCAGGTACTGCGGGACCAGAGCCAGGAGAAGGCCAAGTCCCCCGCTGAGGACTACGGGCGGGCCGCGGAGGCCTCGCAGAGCCCCGCGACCCCCGAGGACGCGACGCAGGCCGAGCTCCGGCCCAGCCCGAAGCCGGCCAGGGCGTCCGACGAGGTGGCCTTCAGCGACGAGAACAAGGCCGAGGAGTACTACGCCACCGTGCTCGTCCGGCCCACGGCCACGGGCTCCGAGCTGGGCGTGCAGGTCACCGGGGTGCCCGTGGGCACCCACTGCCTGGTGGTCGTGGTCGGCGTGGACGGGCGGGAGGAACGCTCGCAGAGCTGGATCGTCCGGCAGGGCGACTACGAGACCGGCAAGATCTTCCGCTTCCGCACCGGCATGGCGCTCAAGGAGATCGCCAGGTTCGAGATCGTGGACACGGCGGGCAAGCTGCTCGTCGAGGTGCCCGTGAAGGACCGGGGGAAGTGA
- a CDS encoding methylated-DNA--[protein]-cysteine S-methyltransferase, whose translation MTQDPLLTGLAALAVEPPESLLDRIAARWVRVPAPIGELAVAYTDHGVAYVHAGEGFSQAFRERFGRPLLPAARPPAGLLPALRTGRLSGLRLDLRGVSAFQRSVLEAAREIPRGEVRPYSWIAARIGNPRAVRAVGTALGRNPVPLLIPCHRVTRSDGMVGEYVFGAPAKERLLLAEGVDLDGLRALAGERVFYLASDTTGVVCFPTCHNARRITAAHRHGFRSLAQARAAGYRPCRTCRPAQDAPA comes from the coding sequence ATGACTCAGGATCCCCTGCTCACCGGACTCGCGGCACTCGCCGTGGAGCCGCCGGAGAGCCTGCTCGACCGGATCGCGGCCCGGTGGGTCCGCGTGCCGGCGCCGATCGGCGAGCTGGCGGTGGCGTACACCGATCACGGCGTCGCCTACGTGCACGCCGGCGAGGGCTTCTCACAGGCGTTCAGGGAGCGCTTCGGCCGCCCGCTGCTGCCCGCCGCCCGCCCGCCCGCCGGGCTGCTGCCCGCCCTGCGCACCGGCCGCCTGTCGGGGCTGCGGCTGGATCTACGCGGGGTGAGCGCCTTCCAGCGTTCCGTCCTGGAGGCGGCGCGGGAGATCCCGCGCGGCGAGGTCCGCCCCTACTCGTGGATCGCCGCCCGCATCGGCAACCCCAGGGCCGTACGGGCCGTCGGGACCGCGCTCGGGCGCAACCCGGTGCCCCTGCTCATCCCGTGCCACCGGGTCACCCGCTCGGACGGGATGGTGGGCGAGTACGTCTTCGGCGCGCCGGCCAAGGAGCGGCTGCTGCTGGCGGAGGGGGTGGACCTGGACGGGCTCCGCGCGCTGGCGGGGGAGCGGGTGTTCTACCTGGCCAGCGACACGACCGGGGTGGTGTGCTTCCCGACCTGCCACAACGCGCGGCGCATCACGGCCGCGCACCGGCACGGCTTCCGCAGCCTCGCCCAGGCCCGCGCCGCCGGCTACCGGCCGTGCCGCACCTGCCGCCCGGCGCAGGACGCCCCGGCGTGA
- a CDS encoding response regulator transcription factor — protein sequence MSNLLLLTNALEPSAEVLPALGLLLHSVRVAPAEASALIDTPPADAVLVDARKELVQAKSLCRLIRTTGIDCPLLVIVTEGGLAAMTAEWGVDDVLLDSAGPAEVEARLRMATGRISQSSTEDVPDEIRSGDLSIDEATYTARLRGRVLDLTFKEFELLKYLAQHPGRVFTRAQLLQEVWGYDYFGGTRTVDVHVRRLRAKLGTEYESLIGTVRNVGYRFVPDRTDTAAV from the coding sequence ATGAGCAACCTGCTCCTGCTGACCAACGCCCTCGAGCCGTCCGCCGAGGTGCTACCGGCGCTGGGGTTGCTGCTCCACTCGGTCCGGGTCGCCCCGGCTGAGGCGTCCGCCCTCATCGACACCCCGCCGGCCGACGCCGTTCTCGTCGATGCCCGCAAGGAGCTGGTGCAGGCCAAGAGCCTGTGCCGGTTGATCCGCACCACCGGGATCGACTGCCCCCTGCTGGTGATCGTGACCGAGGGCGGGCTGGCCGCGATGACCGCCGAGTGGGGCGTCGACGACGTGCTGCTCGACAGCGCCGGCCCGGCCGAGGTGGAGGCCCGGCTGCGGATGGCCACCGGCCGCATCTCGCAGTCCTCCACGGAGGACGTGCCCGACGAGATCCGCAGCGGGGACCTGTCGATCGACGAGGCCACCTACACGGCGCGGCTGCGCGGCCGCGTGCTCGACCTCACCTTCAAGGAGTTCGAGCTGCTCAAGTACCTCGCCCAGCACCCCGGCAGGGTCTTCACCCGCGCCCAGTTGCTGCAGGAGGTCTGGGGCTACGACTACTTCGGCGGCACCCGGACGGTGGACGTGCACGTGCGGCGGCTGCGCGCCAAGCTCGGCACCGAGTACGAGTCGCTGATCGGCACCGTGCGCAACGTGGGCTACCGTTTCGTCCCCGACCGCACCGACACCGCCGCCGTTTGA
- a CDS encoding DUF4395 family protein — protein MRADPRALRFGAAVTTLVPVSVLLTGSLPAVRRPGGGARARSASALVVGDALRGARPERSTTDPTAAALLAAFLNAAIGFCLGCATYPLIRRLLPAANMEVSQ, from the coding sequence ATGCGTGCCGATCCTAGAGCGCTGCGCTTCGGCGCGGCCGTCACCACCCTGGTCCCCGTCTCCGTCCTGCTGACGGGGAGCCTTCCGGCTGTCCGCCGCCCGGGCGGTGGTGCTCGCGCTCGGAGCGCGTCGGCGCTCGTCGTAGGCGATGCTCTTCGAGGTGCTCGTCCGGAGCGTTCCACAACGGACCCCACGGCCGCGGCTCTCCTCGCCGCCTTCCTCAACGCAGCCATCGGATTCTGCCTCGGCTGCGCAACGTACCCGCTCATTCGCCGACTACTGCCCGCCGCCAACATGGAGGTATCCCAATGA
- a CDS encoding MoaD/ThiS family protein: MATGKVRYWAAAKEAAGVAEEPFEAVTLGELMTKITQNRSELARVVQRCSFLVDGSPVGKRPHAEVVLGDGATVEVLPPFAGG, from the coding sequence ATGGCCACGGGAAAAGTGCGTTATTGGGCGGCTGCGAAGGAAGCGGCGGGAGTCGCCGAGGAACCGTTCGAAGCGGTCACTCTTGGTGAACTGATGACGAAAATCACACAAAATCGGTCAGAGCTGGCAAGAGTTGTGCAGCGCTGCTCGTTCCTCGTGGACGGCTCCCCCGTCGGCAAGCGCCCCCACGCGGAGGTCGTCCTCGGCGACGGCGCCACCGTGGAGGTGCTGCCGCCCTTCGCCGGTGGCTGA
- a CDS encoding RNA polymerase sigma factor, with the protein MAETDCPDPVRKALLDDLDEGFAELYGAYRGLVFSTALRLSGRWADAEDYTAEAFLRAYRALSGYSPERIAGLQPRAWLMTILMNVWRNCARAKSRRPPTDLMEEPVDSADPGEDVEAAAVRRETGDELAALLGRLPDEQRAAVVLRHVVDLPVSEIATVLQIPQGTVKSHVSRGLRRLRALGGAR; encoded by the coding sequence GTGGCTGAAACCGACTGTCCCGACCCGGTGCGCAAGGCGCTGCTCGACGACCTCGACGAGGGCTTCGCCGAGCTGTACGGCGCCTACCGCGGCCTGGTCTTCTCGACCGCGCTGCGGCTGAGCGGGCGCTGGGCCGACGCCGAGGACTACACGGCGGAGGCGTTCCTGCGGGCGTACCGGGCCCTGTCCGGGTACTCGCCGGAGCGCATCGCCGGGCTGCAACCACGCGCCTGGCTGATGACGATCCTCATGAACGTCTGGCGCAACTGCGCCCGGGCCAAGTCCCGCAGGCCGCCCACCGACCTGATGGAGGAGCCGGTGGACAGCGCCGACCCCGGCGAGGACGTCGAGGCGGCCGCCGTCCGCCGCGAGACCGGCGACGAGCTGGCCGCGCTGCTGGGGCGGCTCCCCGACGAGCAGCGGGCCGCCGTCGTGCTGCGGCACGTGGTGGACCTGCCGGTCAGCGAGATCGCCACGGTGTTGCAGATCCCCCAGGGCACGGTCAAGTCGCACGTGTCCAGGGGGTTGAGGCGGCTACGCGCACTGGGAGGTGCCCGATGA
- a CDS encoding sulfurtransferase, with amino-acid sequence MSRSAALVDADWVEANLDTPGVVLVEVDEDVSAYDKGHIRGAVKVDWRNDLQDPVRRDFVDKTGFEALLSDRGIANDDTVVLYGGNNNWFAAYAYWYFKLYGHENVKLLDGGRKKWELDSRELVKDVPQRAKTQYVAQEQDTAIRAFRDDVVSAIGKLNLVDVRSPDEFTGKLLAPAHLPQEQAQRGGHVPTARNIPWSKAANDDGTFKSDDDLRSLYQEAGVDFGKDTIAYCRIGERSAHTWFVLHELLEQSNVKNYDGSWTEYGSLVGVPIELGEAR; translated from the coding sequence ATGAGCCGCTCCGCCGCCCTGGTGGACGCCGACTGGGTCGAGGCCAACCTCGACACCCCCGGAGTCGTCCTCGTCGAGGTCGACGAGGACGTCAGCGCCTACGACAAGGGCCACATCCGTGGTGCCGTGAAGGTCGACTGGCGCAACGACCTGCAGGACCCTGTGCGTCGCGACTTCGTGGACAAGACCGGTTTCGAGGCGCTGCTGTCCGACCGGGGCATCGCCAACGATGACACCGTCGTGCTGTACGGCGGCAACAACAACTGGTTCGCCGCCTATGCGTACTGGTACTTCAAGCTGTACGGCCACGAGAACGTGAAGCTGCTCGACGGCGGGCGCAAGAAGTGGGAGCTCGACTCGCGCGAGCTGGTGAAGGACGTGCCGCAGCGGGCCAAGACCCAGTACGTCGCCCAGGAGCAGGACACCGCGATCCGCGCCTTCCGCGACGACGTGGTGTCCGCCATCGGCAAGCTCAACCTGGTCGACGTGCGCTCGCCCGACGAGTTCACCGGCAAGCTGCTCGCCCCGGCCCACCTCCCGCAGGAGCAGGCCCAGCGCGGCGGCCACGTGCCCACCGCCCGCAACATCCCGTGGTCCAAGGCCGCGAACGACGACGGCACCTTCAAGTCCGACGACGACCTGCGCAGCCTCTACCAGGAGGCCGGAGTCGACTTCGGCAAGGACACCATCGCCTACTGCCGCATCGGCGAGCGCTCGGCGCACACCTGGTTCGTGCTGCACGAGCTGCTCGAGCAGTCCAACGTGAAGAACTACGACGGTTCGTGGACCGAATACGGCTCGCTCGTGGGCGTGCCGATCGAGCTTGGGGAGGCCCGCTGA
- a CDS encoding ATP-binding protein produces MLPAVLSAAQRDRPFVIGWLSRGSGAPLELITNAGPLSPPRQPRRSTDLPDEPSGPQPLLFPGGARGMRLNEEYLADLADLVWTPCPGRQAPPLGSRGREFDPDELKRPTLFESTLVTLMSRPFAWLVVAEPTDLLDAEVAHLRTQLNVLRQYGDASERSRFDAERAERRMQELDAFREAGLWNVRVLAGGATADELRQIAPVLVGSVEMSQHPYRLRSSHGAAYSLPEALAITMQDPADGAAAPFAATAGALAALAGLPRREVPGVRVLESGFFDVTSESEGGELELGEILDGQDRGVGSFRVPLATLNRHAFVTGATGSGKSQTVRHLLEQLSRARIPWLAIEPAKSEYAAMAGRVDDPVTVINPSAPDGVPFSVNPLEPEPGYPVQAHIDMVRALFMAAFDAEEPFPQIMSLALQRVYEATGWDVVTGGAVPGSNVPPSIPTLEQLQQHAMDVIKEIGYGREVQADVEGFISLRLRSLRVGSAGRFFEGGHPADIGGLLERQVVLAIEDVANDEDKAFLMGTLIIRIVEHLRMRARRERSGELRHVIVIEEAHRLLRDRGHGRASTHAVELLAGMLAEIRAYGEGIVVAEQIPTKLVSDVVKNTALKVVHRLPAEDDRQLVGAAMNLSDEQSRHVVSLQPGSAAVFADGMDRPLRVRVPLGESREKALPGPPPPIRGRRSAACGAQCRTGQACTLVELREADVLAGAAEWAWLRIWCDTVVLAFVGNRPLPGVPRALSAAWSDLPARRRECLLATLVERSVQRRAWSLRTWFDPALLTEKAAGTATRLLAGLDSGGERPGASWVIPQVRWLHEVDRLFPYGQPAPNLRSPAPPMEYALFRQPGGTGPGSVEPELLGHRAKALRHHPLSMEVDHNRALAWRVILGDDEHEGVQRDIVTVAIGVESAARIRHVGQTMGAGWLESVLSWPRRFVLPFEQGGAPEIAFAEPPAT; encoded by the coding sequence GTGCTTCCCGCGGTGCTGTCGGCGGCGCAGCGCGACCGGCCGTTCGTCATCGGATGGTTGTCGCGAGGCTCGGGGGCGCCGCTCGAACTCATCACCAACGCAGGACCGCTGTCGCCACCGCGCCAGCCACGCAGGTCCACGGACCTGCCCGACGAGCCGAGCGGGCCGCAGCCGCTGCTGTTCCCCGGGGGTGCGCGGGGGATGCGGCTGAACGAGGAGTACCTGGCCGACCTGGCCGATCTGGTGTGGACGCCGTGCCCGGGGCGGCAGGCGCCGCCGCTGGGCAGCAGGGGGCGCGAGTTCGACCCCGACGAGCTGAAGCGGCCCACGCTGTTCGAGTCGACGCTGGTGACGCTGATGTCGCGGCCGTTCGCCTGGCTGGTGGTGGCCGAGCCGACCGACCTGCTGGACGCCGAGGTGGCGCACCTGCGTACGCAGCTCAACGTGCTGCGGCAGTACGGCGACGCCTCCGAGCGCTCCCGCTTCGACGCCGAGCGGGCCGAGCGCCGCATGCAGGAGCTGGACGCCTTCCGCGAGGCGGGGCTGTGGAACGTGCGCGTGCTGGCCGGCGGGGCCACGGCCGACGAGCTGCGGCAGATCGCGCCGGTGCTCGTCGGGTCCGTGGAGATGAGCCAGCATCCGTACCGGCTGCGCAGCTCGCACGGCGCGGCGTACTCGCTGCCCGAGGCGCTGGCCATCACCATGCAGGACCCGGCCGACGGCGCCGCCGCCCCGTTCGCCGCCACCGCGGGTGCGCTGGCCGCGCTGGCCGGGCTGCCCAGGCGGGAGGTGCCGGGCGTACGGGTGCTGGAGTCGGGCTTCTTCGACGTGACCTCGGAGTCGGAGGGCGGCGAGCTGGAGCTGGGGGAGATCCTCGACGGCCAGGACCGCGGCGTCGGCTCGTTCCGGGTGCCGCTGGCCACGCTGAACCGGCACGCGTTCGTCACGGGCGCGACCGGCTCCGGCAAGTCGCAGACCGTGCGGCACCTGCTGGAGCAGCTCAGCAGGGCGCGCATCCCGTGGCTGGCCATCGAGCCGGCCAAGTCCGAGTACGCCGCCATGGCAGGCCGCGTGGACGACCCCGTCACCGTGATCAACCCCTCGGCGCCCGACGGCGTGCCGTTCAGCGTCAACCCGCTCGAACCCGAGCCCGGCTACCCCGTCCAGGCGCACATCGACATGGTCAGGGCGCTGTTCATGGCCGCGTTCGACGCCGAGGAGCCGTTCCCGCAGATCATGTCGCTGGCGCTGCAGCGCGTCTACGAGGCGACCGGCTGGGACGTGGTCACCGGCGGCGCCGTGCCCGGCTCGAACGTGCCGCCCAGCATCCCCACCCTCGAACAGCTCCAGCAGCACGCCATGGACGTGATCAAGGAGATCGGCTACGGCCGCGAGGTGCAGGCGGACGTCGAGGGCTTCATCTCGCTGCGGCTGCGCTCGCTGCGCGTCGGCTCCGCCGGGCGCTTCTTCGAGGGCGGCCACCCCGCCGACATCGGCGGCCTGCTGGAACGCCAGGTCGTGCTGGCGATCGAGGACGTGGCCAACGACGAGGACAAGGCGTTCCTGATGGGCACGCTGATCATCCGGATCGTGGAGCACCTGCGCATGCGGGCCAGGCGCGAGCGCTCCGGCGAGCTGCGCCACGTCATCGTCATCGAGGAGGCGCACCGGCTGCTGCGCGACCGCGGTCACGGCCGGGCCTCCACCCACGCCGTGGAGCTGCTGGCCGGGATGCTCGCCGAGATCAGGGCGTACGGGGAGGGCATCGTGGTGGCCGAGCAGATCCCCACCAAGCTCGTCTCCGACGTCGTCAAGAACACCGCGCTGAAGGTCGTGCACCGGCTGCCCGCCGAGGACGACAGGCAGCTCGTCGGCGCCGCGATGAACCTGAGCGACGAGCAGTCCCGCCACGTGGTCTCGCTGCAGCCGGGCTCGGCCGCCGTGTTCGCCGACGGGATGGACCGGCCGCTGCGGGTGCGCGTACCGCTGGGGGAGTCCAGGGAGAAGGCGCTGCCCGGCCCGCCGCCGCCGATCCGCGGCCGCCGCTCGGCGGCCTGCGGCGCGCAGTGCCGCACCGGGCAGGCGTGCACGCTGGTGGAGCTGCGCGAGGCCGACGTGCTGGCCGGCGCGGCCGAGTGGGCGTGGCTGCGCATCTGGTGCGACACGGTGGTGCTGGCCTTCGTCGGCAACCGGCCGCTGCCAGGCGTGCCGCGCGCCCTGTCGGCCGCCTGGTCGGACCTGCCGGCGCGGCGCCGCGAGTGCCTGCTCGCCACCCTGGTCGAACGCTCGGTGCAGCGGCGGGCCTGGTCGCTGCGCACGTGGTTCGACCCGGCCCTGCTGACCGAGAAGGCCGCCGGGACGGCCACCCGCCTGCTCGCGGGCCTCGACAGCGGCGGGGAGCGCCCCGGCGCCTCGTGGGTCATCCCGCAGGTGCGCTGGCTGCACGAGGTCGACAGGCTCTTCCCGTACGGGCAGCCGGCCCCGAACCTGCGCAGCCCCGCGCCCCCCATGGAGTACGCCCTGTTCCGCCAGCCCGGCGGCACCGGCCCCGGCTCCGTCGAGCCCGAGCTGCTCGGCCACCGCGCCAAGGCGCTGCGCCACCATCCGCTGTCGATGGAGGTGGACCACAACCGGGCGCTGGCCTGGCGGGTGATCCTCGGGGACGACGAGCACGAGGGCGTGCAGCGGGACATCGTGACGGTGGCCATCGGCGTGGAGTCGGCGGCCAGGATCAGGCACGTGGGGCAGACGATGG
- a CDS encoding thioredoxin family protein, which translates to MSGPTRLSADDLGAGLGDRATLVQFSTAFCQPCRATRRILADVSALVPGVAHIEIDAESRLDLVRRLDVTSTPTVLVLDAAGGIVKQATGQPRKADVLAALAAAVP; encoded by the coding sequence GTGAGCGGGCCCACGCGGTTGTCCGCCGACGACCTCGGCGCCGGGCTGGGCGACAGGGCCACTCTGGTGCAGTTCTCGACCGCCTTCTGCCAGCCGTGCCGGGCCACCCGGCGCATCCTGGCGGACGTGAGCGCGCTCGTGCCCGGCGTCGCGCACATCGAGATCGACGCCGAGTCCCGGCTCGACCTCGTGCGCAGGCTGGACGTCACGAGCACGCCCACCGTGCTGGTGCTCGACGCGGCGGGCGGCATCGTCAAGCAGGCCACCGGGCAGCCGCGCAAGGCCGACGTGCTGGCCGCTCTGGCGGCGGCCGTACCGTGA
- a CDS encoding helix-turn-helix domain-containing protein, which produces MEPQPALDTDPRVVGDRLRRLRQARGVSLSELAKRAGIGKATLSGVETGTRNPTLETLWAITAQLGVPIGAILDAPPEPQIMRGTAIEAELLEVFEDDRVTYELYRVRIPPGLTQTSPAHHQGVSEHITVFTGTLSAGPIDEPLTAGPGDHISWVSDVPHGYRAHGPDVVRATLLIRYPTKPL; this is translated from the coding sequence ATGGAGCCGCAGCCCGCACTCGACACCGATCCGCGCGTGGTGGGAGACCGGCTGCGGCGGCTGCGACAGGCGCGCGGCGTCTCGCTCTCCGAGCTGGCCAAGCGCGCCGGCATCGGCAAGGCCACGCTGTCGGGCGTGGAGACCGGCACCCGCAACCCCACCCTGGAGACGCTGTGGGCCATCACGGCGCAGCTCGGGGTGCCGATCGGGGCCATCCTCGACGCGCCGCCCGAGCCGCAGATCATGCGGGGCACCGCCATCGAGGCCGAGCTGCTCGAGGTGTTCGAGGACGACCGGGTCACCTACGAGCTGTACCGCGTGCGCATCCCGCCGGGGCTCACCCAGACCTCGCCCGCGCATCACCAGGGCGTCAGCGAGCACATCACGGTCTTCACCGGGACGCTCAGCGCCGGGCCCATCGACGAGCCGCTCACCGCGGGGCCCGGCGACCACATCTCGTGGGTGTCGGACGTGCCGCACGGCTACCGGGCCCACGGGCCCGACGTGGTGCGGGCCACGCTGCTGATCCGCTACCCGACCAAGCCCCTGTGA
- a CDS encoding putative leader peptide, giving the protein MNPSTELLTKRRAVDFCRVATALCRAA; this is encoded by the coding sequence ATGAACCCATCGACAGAGCTGCTGACGAAGCGGCGCGCGGTTGATTTCTGCCGCGTCGCCACCGCGCTCTGTCGCGCTGCCTGA
- a CDS encoding LmeA family phospholipid-binding protein: MRKLIVFLIVLVILLVAVDRVAVAGVQRDLANRIAATADLSGTPTVTIEGIPFLTQAVSGHYPEVRFNLGTFTYGDVPVKNLRGAAYDVTAPLADIIQNRPDIRAGRVAISGTLTRATIDKYAPQGVKIGGNGRRLTASGEVTVGVSKVRFNAEMRVELADGGIKVQAEKIEGVPDQVARLVSYTIPFQGKLPFDVKVTGVRSVAEGLEFSAEATDVPIRG; this comes from the coding sequence ATGCGCAAGCTGATCGTCTTTCTGATCGTGCTGGTCATTCTCCTTGTCGCCGTCGACCGGGTCGCCGTGGCCGGCGTCCAGCGTGATCTGGCGAACCGCATCGCGGCGACGGCTGACCTGTCCGGCACGCCGACCGTCACCATTGAGGGCATCCCCTTTCTCACTCAAGCCGTCTCCGGGCACTATCCAGAGGTACGGTTCAATCTCGGCACGTTCACCTACGGCGACGTGCCGGTCAAGAACCTGCGGGGCGCCGCCTACGACGTGACGGCCCCGCTGGCGGACATCATCCAGAACAGACCTGACATCCGGGCCGGTCGCGTCGCCATCAGCGGCACTCTGACCAGGGCCACCATCGACAAGTACGCTCCCCAGGGCGTCAAGATCGGCGGCAACGGGCGGCGGCTCACGGCGTCGGGCGAGGTCACGGTGGGGGTGAGCAAGGTGCGGTTCAACGCCGAGATGCGGGTCGAGCTCGCCGACGGCGGGATCAAGGTCCAGGCGGAGAAGATCGAGGGCGTGCCCGACCAGGTCGCCCGGCTCGTCTCCTACACGATCCCGTTCCAGGGCAAGCTGCCCTTCGACGTGAAGGTGACGGGGGTCAGGAGCGTGGCCGAAGGGCTGGAGTTCTCGGCCGAGGCGACTGACGTGCCGATTCGTGGATGA